In Methanothrix sp., a genomic segment contains:
- a CDS encoding stage II sporulation protein M gives MSIKEDASYLRSIYIYIAISVLLFALTAVMGYYTAHLDPEFAASWTEEMKIQSLIQWILGQPPLMIMMIIFLKNLLASAAAILLGLGLGIVPMMVATSNGFLLGIVGYSAVEREGWLYLAAGILPHGIIELPAVLLSIAIGLRLGHVLLLSLLKERADLSGEVRVAIRLLLRWIMPLLLLAAAIETFITPFVISRVA, from the coding sequence ATGTCCATCAAGGAGGATGCCAGTTATCTGAGGTCGATATACATCTATATTGCCATCTCCGTTCTCCTCTTCGCCCTCACCGCCGTCATGGGCTATTATACTGCCCATCTGGACCCTGAGTTTGCCGCCAGCTGGACAGAGGAGATGAAGATTCAGTCATTGATCCAATGGATCCTGGGGCAGCCGCCCCTTATGATAATGATGATCATATTCCTGAAAAACCTCCTCGCCTCAGCAGCGGCCATCCTCCTGGGATTGGGGCTGGGCATCGTTCCCATGATGGTCGCCACCAGCAACGGCTTTCTCCTGGGGATAGTCGGCTATAGTGCTGTCGAGAGGGAGGGATGGCTCTATCTGGCGGCAGGCATCCTCCCCCATGGCATCATCGAGCTTCCCGCGGTCCTGCTGAGCATCGCCATTGGCCTGCGCTTAGGCCATGTTCTCCTCCTCTCCCTGCTAAAGGAGAGGGCGGACCTCTCAGGAGAGGTGAGAGTGGCAATTCGTCTCCTCCTCCGCTGGATCATGCCCCTGCTCCTCTTGGCCGCGGCCATTGAAACTTTTATCACCCCCTTTGTCATATCGAGGGTCGCATGA
- the proS gene encoding proline--tRNA ligase codes for MTGEIIDNRYPVKGMCVWFPFGFAIKKKVYGIIRELLDPDHQETLFPLMIPENEFMKEAQHIKGFEEEVYWVTCGGTTPLDVKLALRPTSETAIYPMFKLWIRSHADMPLRIYQIVNTFRYETKHTRPLIRLREITSFKEAHTVHATWEEAAEQVEEAIKRYSEFYHRLAIPFLVSRRPSWDKFPGADYTTAIDVIMPDGRTLQVGTAHHLGSTFARTYEITYEAEDGEQRLVNQTCYGISERCIAALISVHGDDRGLALPWEVAPVQVVIVPILLGDKERVLEVCRDLKRTLQADCIRVELDTSDERPGAKFYKWEMKGVPLRLEVGPRDIERGVVTVVRRDGEKLALPREGLACALLAEAEKLQVELFRRAEASARARMGEAASIEEARALAGSGVAMVPWCGEEECGHRLEEQVGANMLGQPQYQSFSPAACAVCGKVTEKRTYMARQY; via the coding sequence ATGACCGGGGAGATCATAGATAACCGCTATCCTGTTAAGGGAATGTGCGTCTGGTTCCCCTTCGGCTTTGCCATCAAGAAGAAGGTCTATGGCATCATCCGGGAGCTACTGGATCCCGATCATCAGGAGACCCTCTTTCCCCTGATGATCCCGGAGAACGAGTTCATGAAGGAGGCCCAGCATATCAAGGGCTTCGAGGAGGAGGTCTACTGGGTGACCTGCGGCGGGACCACCCCCCTGGATGTGAAGCTCGCCCTCCGCCCCACCAGCGAGACCGCCATATACCCCATGTTCAAGCTCTGGATAAGGTCGCATGCCGATATGCCCCTGCGCATCTACCAGATAGTGAACACCTTCCGCTATGAGACCAAGCACACCCGGCCCCTGATCCGCCTGCGGGAGATCACCTCCTTCAAGGAGGCGCACACCGTCCATGCCACCTGGGAGGAGGCTGCAGAGCAGGTGGAGGAGGCGATCAAGAGGTACTCGGAGTTCTACCACCGCCTGGCCATACCCTTCCTGGTGAGCCGCCGCCCTAGCTGGGATAAGTTCCCGGGCGCAGATTATACCACGGCCATCGATGTGATCATGCCCGATGGCAGGACGCTGCAGGTGGGGACGGCCCATCATCTGGGCTCCACCTTCGCCAGGACCTATGAGATAACCTATGAGGCCGAGGATGGGGAGCAGAGGCTGGTCAATCAGACCTGCTACGGCATCTCTGAACGCTGTATAGCCGCCCTCATATCCGTTCACGGGGACGATCGGGGCCTGGCACTGCCCTGGGAGGTGGCACCAGTCCAGGTGGTGATTGTGCCCATCCTCCTTGGCGACAAGGAGAGGGTGCTGGAGGTCTGCCGGGATCTGAAAAGGACCCTGCAGGCGGACTGCATCCGGGTGGAGCTGGACACCAGCGATGAGCGGCCTGGTGCCAAGTTCTATAAGTGGGAGATGAAAGGGGTCCCCCTCCGCCTGGAGGTCGGCCCGCGGGATATTGAGAGAGGAGTGGTTACAGTGGTGCGCCGGGATGGAGAGAAGCTCGCCCTGCCCAGGGAAGGGCTGGCCTGTGCCCTGCTCGCAGAGGCCGAGAAGCTGCAGGTTGAGCTGTTCCGGCGGGCAGAGGCATCTGCCCGCGCCCGGATGGGGGAGGCGGCAAGCATTGAAGAGGCCAGGGCCCTGGCCGGCTCCGGGGTGGCAATGGTTCCGTGGTGCGGTGAGGAGGAGTGCGGCCACAGGCTGGAGGAGCAGGTGGGGGCGAATATGCTGGGCCAGCCCCAGTACCAGAGCTTCTCCCCTGCAGCCTGCGCCGTCTGCGGCAAGGTGACAGAAAAGCGCACATATATGGCCAGACAATATTGA
- a CDS encoding ATP-binding cassette domain-containing protein, translating into MPDKIIEVKNLEYRYGSFKAVDDVSFFVRKGEIFSLLGPNGAGKSTVINILTTLLPIQKGHATISGYDLATEPQEVRRSIGIVFQDETLDRDLTVWETLELHGRIYSMPGRERRERIEEIISLVELEDKRDVRTRYLSGGMKRRLEIGRGLMTRPEVLFLDEPTIGLDTQTRRRLWDYIRMVNASGTTIFLTTHYMDEADQVSDWIDIMDHGKIIASGDPAKLKDALGNDMIYLNTSDDTVTERLLQGLSVVRGIKATGEGLVVTISADGTHCLPIIMNQIEENGIEIISVNLKKPTLDDVFVHHTGRAIRDAGAEKLRRIQPKGRR; encoded by the coding sequence ATGCCTGATAAGATCATAGAGGTAAAGAACCTCGAATACAGGTATGGCAGCTTCAAAGCAGTGGATGATGTCAGCTTCTTCGTACGCAAAGGGGAGATCTTCTCCCTTCTGGGCCCCAATGGTGCCGGCAAGAGCACAGTAATCAACATCCTCACCACACTGCTCCCCATTCAGAAGGGTCATGCCACCATCTCCGGGTACGATCTGGCCACAGAGCCCCAGGAGGTTCGCCGCTCCATTGGGATTGTCTTTCAGGATGAGACACTGGATCGCGATCTCACTGTCTGGGAGACCCTGGAGCTGCATGGCAGGATCTATTCCATGCCCGGGCGGGAGAGAAGAGAGAGGATCGAGGAGATCATCAGTCTGGTGGAGCTGGAAGATAAGAGGGATGTGCGCACCCGCTATCTCTCTGGAGGGATGAAGCGCCGCCTGGAGATCGGCCGGGGACTGATGACCAGGCCCGAGGTGCTATTTCTGGACGAGCCGACAATTGGCCTGGATACCCAGACCAGACGGCGGCTTTGGGATTATATCCGGATGGTGAATGCATCAGGGACCACCATCTTTCTGACCACCCATTATATGGATGAGGCCGACCAGGTCAGCGACTGGATCGATATCATGGACCACGGCAAGATCATAGCCTCTGGCGACCCGGCAAAGCTCAAGGATGCTCTGGGAAATGATATGATCTATCTGAACACCAGCGATGATACAGTCACTGAAAGGCTTCTGCAGGGCTTGAGTGTGGTCAGAGGCATAAAGGCCACGGGGGAGGGGCTGGTGGTGACCATCAGCGCCGATGGAACGCACTGCCTTCCCATCATCATGAATCAGATCGAGGAGAATGGCATTGAGATCATAAGTGTGAACCTGAAAAAGCCCACTTTGGATGATGTCTTCGTCCATCACACCGGGAGAGCCATCAGAGATGCCGGGGCTGAGAAGCTGCGCCGCATCCAGCCGAAAGGGAGGAGGTAG
- a CDS encoding ABC transporter permease, giving the protein MSSEFLTIYWRDMLRFVRFKAALVASLIQPALWMALYGAAMSNNFSRLEAGMVVPPGAMTVSYLTFMGGGVIALTTLFTSLFGGITLLFDKNWGLMRELLASPMPRNHIILGIGLSGVTKSFIQVMVIMGFGLVIGVQFFPGYSLLQKMGAVLGILLFVGIFSLGFLFLSSTISMSMETPEGLQAVITLLTLPLFFASNALYPIDAFPWPVRFLSQFNPLTHLVDGVRYFMIGSDFYAIGIHYVYSSNDLIVSLLALMGFAALMFLVAWQVFKRAVIT; this is encoded by the coding sequence TTGTCATCTGAGTTTTTGACCATCTACTGGCGCGATATGCTCAGGTTTGTTCGTTTCAAGGCAGCTCTGGTGGCCTCACTGATACAGCCCGCATTATGGATGGCGCTTTACGGGGCGGCCATGTCCAACAACTTCAGCCGCCTTGAGGCGGGAATGGTCGTACCCCCGGGGGCGATGACGGTCTCATATCTGACCTTCATGGGCGGGGGCGTGATCGCCCTCACCACCCTCTTCACCAGCCTTTTTGGAGGGATCACTCTGCTGTTTGATAAGAACTGGGGACTGATGCGGGAGCTCTTGGCCAGCCCCATGCCCAGAAATCACATCATACTGGGAATAGGCCTCTCCGGGGTCACCAAATCCTTCATTCAGGTCATGGTCATCATGGGATTTGGTCTGGTGATAGGGGTTCAGTTCTTCCCCGGATATTCACTGCTTCAGAAGATGGGAGCGGTATTGGGTATACTGCTCTTCGTGGGCATATTCTCCTTGGGATTTCTCTTCCTCTCCTCGACCATCTCCATGAGCATGGAGACTCCAGAGGGGCTGCAGGCGGTCATCACCCTCCTGACCCTGCCCCTCTTCTTCGCCAGCAATGCCCTCTATCCGATCGATGCCTTCCCCTGGCCGGTCCGGTTCCTCTCCCAGTTCAATCCCCTCACCCATCTGGTAGACGGTGTGCGCTACTTCATGATAGGCAGCGACTTTTATGCCATCGGCATTCATTACGTCTACAGCAGCAACGATCTGATCGTCTCCCTCCTCGCCCTGATGGGGTTTGCCGCTCTCATGTTTCTTGTCGCCTGGCAGGTCTTCAAGAGGGCGGTGATCACTTGA
- a CDS encoding flavodoxin family protein: protein MKILGICSSPKGSRSSTLRLVRAAKEGAEENGAEVELLDLCQLEIKYCNACQTCYKTGRCVHKDDFQGLYEKILAADGLVISSPNYFHSVTAQLKTLIDRMADAAHCQLLTGKYCCSLATGGSNYDQVTGYLGDLMIGFGAFFTGSAGAEMSGGPAALEEGERKARALGRSLVDDIRNKREYAEQRAVQQSIRSHFKELVRMNKENWKHQYDHWNSIDWR from the coding sequence ATGAAGATACTGGGAATCTGCTCGAGCCCCAAAGGCTCGCGGAGCAGCACTCTGCGCCTGGTCAGGGCGGCGAAGGAAGGGGCAGAAGAGAACGGGGCAGAGGTTGAGCTGCTCGATCTATGCCAGCTAGAGATCAAGTACTGCAATGCCTGTCAGACCTGCTATAAGACCGGCAGGTGCGTTCATAAAGACGACTTTCAGGGGCTGTACGAGAAGATCCTGGCGGCGGACGGCCTGGTGATAAGCTCGCCCAATTACTTCCATTCTGTGACCGCCCAGCTGAAGACTCTCATCGATAGGATGGCTGATGCAGCACACTGCCAGCTCTTGACCGGAAAGTACTGCTGCAGCCTGGCCACCGGCGGCAGCAACTATGATCAGGTCACAGGCTATCTGGGGGATCTGATGATCGGTTTCGGCGCTTTCTTCACCGGCAGTGCGGGAGCTGAGATGAGCGGAGGGCCTGCCGCCCTGGAGGAGGGGGAGAGGAAGGCCCGTGCACTGGGAAGGAGCCTGGTGGATGATATTCGCAACAAGCGCGAGTATGCCGAGCAGAGAGCAGTGCAGCAATCCATTCGCTCTCACTTCAAAGAGCTGGTGCGCATGAACAAGGAGAACTGGAAGCATCAGTATGATCACTGGAACAGCATAGACTGGCGCTAG
- a CDS encoding TIGR00296 family protein gives MLTVDEGKTAVRLARRALAHYMEAREPLALEGLPAVFSQKRGVFVTLHEEGELRGCIGYPQPVLPLGRAIVDSAINAGFRDPRFPGLRPGELQRIEIEVTILTKPEAYQGPKRSLPERIQVGRDGLIISKGPFSGLLLPQVAVEWGFDPLEFLGQTCIKAGLPADAWLDEETQIEHFEAQIFAEVAPEREVFEKSFTASPCGT, from the coding sequence ATGCTGACTGTGGATGAGGGGAAAACAGCCGTCCGTTTAGCCAGACGCGCCCTGGCTCACTATATGGAGGCGAGGGAGCCTCTGGCTCTGGAAGGCCTGCCGGCTGTCTTCTCCCAGAAGCGAGGGGTCTTTGTAACCCTGCATGAGGAGGGAGAGCTGCGGGGATGCATAGGCTATCCTCAACCGGTCCTGCCCCTTGGCCGGGCGATTGTGGACTCTGCGATCAATGCCGGCTTTCGCGACCCGCGCTTTCCTGGCCTGCGGCCGGGAGAGCTGCAGAGGATTGAGATCGAGGTGACCATCCTCACCAAGCCCGAGGCCTATCAAGGGCCCAAGAGGAGCCTGCCAGAGAGGATCCAGGTGGGAAGGGACGGCCTGATCATCTCCAAAGGGCCGTTCTCAGGCCTGCTCCTGCCCCAGGTGGCGGTCGAATGGGGTTTTGACCCCCTGGAGTTCCTGGGCCAGACCTGCATCAAAGCCGGCCTGCCAGCTGATGCCTGGCTGGATGAGGAGACCCAGATTGAGCACTTCGAGGCCCAGATCTTCGCTGAGGTGGCGCCGGAGAGGGAGGTCTTTGAGAAGAGCTTCACAGCGAGTCCCTGCGGGACCTAG
- the hisS gene encoding histidine--tRNA ligase — MSIIQRPRGTRDFLPEETWRRSLARNAMQEVLEHWGYREVATPTFEHLELFTEKSGASVLEEIYAFQDKGGRDIALRPELTAPVMRLYVSELQNSPKPIRLYYFGNCFRYERPQKGRFREFWQLGAELIGGARPDSEAEAIALADQLIRSAGIRGEIHLGYLGLIRAFLERIQEDKRAAAMRMIDKKERSLLAELLEDQDQDVLGLLELIDLKGNAALDKAREIAQELELNKAAGGAGAITDPKPGLQADGRRSARTARAVDSQLRLDEFQETVDLLQAYGVDFHIDFEIVRGLDYYSGTVFEIYAQGLGAQRQICGGGTYELASLFGGKETFSTGFGLGFDRIMQIARIVGERAPPIFLIYSPDVKPDAVRIALSLRRSVPTVLDVMGRSMKAQLKAASGAGAKYAVIVGREELDSGKLLLRDMSSGEQEALTLEEIEGRLGQTVSGAPRR, encoded by the coding sequence ATGAGCATCATCCAAAGACCGAGGGGAACGCGAGACTTCCTTCCTGAAGAGACCTGGAGGAGGAGCCTGGCCCGAAATGCGATGCAAGAGGTCCTTGAACACTGGGGCTATCGGGAGGTGGCCACCCCCACCTTTGAGCATCTTGAGCTATTCACTGAGAAATCCGGGGCATCGGTACTGGAGGAGATCTACGCATTCCAGGATAAGGGTGGGCGCGATATCGCCCTGCGGCCAGAGCTTACTGCTCCCGTCATGCGCCTGTACGTCTCAGAGCTGCAAAACTCGCCCAAGCCCATAAGGCTTTACTATTTTGGCAATTGCTTCCGTTACGAGCGCCCCCAGAAGGGGCGGTTCAGGGAGTTTTGGCAGCTGGGAGCTGAGCTGATCGGCGGAGCCAGGCCGGACTCAGAGGCAGAGGCCATCGCCCTGGCCGATCAGTTGATCCGGAGCGCTGGCATCCGGGGGGAGATCCACCTCGGCTATCTGGGGCTCATAAGGGCATTTTTGGAGAGGATCCAGGAGGATAAGAGGGCTGCGGCGATGAGGATGATCGACAAGAAGGAGCGGTCCCTTCTGGCAGAGCTGCTGGAGGATCAGGATCAGGATGTCCTGGGACTGCTGGAGCTGATCGATCTCAAAGGCAATGCCGCTCTGGATAAGGCCAGGGAGATCGCCCAGGAGCTCGAGCTGAATAAGGCCGCCGGAGGGGCGGGGGCGATTACTGATCCCAAACCAGGATTGCAGGCTGATGGCCGGAGGTCTGCTCGCACTGCCAGGGCAGTTGACTCTCAGCTCAGGCTGGATGAGTTCCAGGAGACTGTGGACCTTCTCCAAGCTTATGGGGTGGACTTCCATATCGATTTTGAGATCGTGCGGGGCCTGGACTATTACTCGGGCACGGTCTTCGAGATCTATGCTCAGGGCCTGGGGGCGCAGCGCCAGATCTGCGGTGGAGGAACATATGAGCTGGCCAGCCTCTTCGGAGGAAAGGAGACCTTCTCAACCGGCTTCGGACTGGGATTCGATCGGATCATGCAGATCGCCCGGATTGTAGGGGAGAGAGCCCCCCCCATCTTCCTCATCTACTCCCCGGACGTCAAGCCAGATGCCGTAAGGATCGCCCTCTCACTGCGCAGGTCCGTTCCCACAGTGCTGGATGTCATGGGCAGAAGCATGAAGGCCCAGCTCAAGGCCGCCTCTGGAGCAGGGGCGAAGTATGCTGTGATCGTGGGCAGAGAGGAGCTGGATTCCGGCAAGCTGCTCCTCAGAGACATGTCCAGTGGAGAGCAGGAGGCGCTGACGCTGGAGGAGATAGAAGGGCGGCTTGGGCAGACGGTATCTGGGGCACCGAGGAGGTAA
- a CDS encoding tetratricopeptide repeat protein → MRLIFTASIALILLLGLLPPVHCQRTAGEWLDNGTTLAGQARYNESLQAFEQAIALDSNSTLAWLSKGAALLSLGRCNEALEACDEAIRLGPTFAAARHQRGNALRCLGRQDEALRAYEEAISLDSGDADAWNDKGDVLCEMGRHEEALEAYDEGLWLDPDDQDLWQDKGYVLAISGRYNESIKAFQEAIRLDPGDAESWGNIGNVLAGLGRFDEALEAYDRALQIDPDLAGAWYNRGVLLKALKEARG, encoded by the coding sequence ATGAGATTGATATTTACGGCTTCAATTGCTCTGATCCTCCTGCTGGGACTGCTGCCACCAGTCCATTGCCAGCGGACGGCGGGGGAGTGGCTGGATAACGGCACCACCCTCGCCGGCCAGGCCAGATACAATGAATCGCTGCAGGCCTTTGAGCAGGCGATTGCCCTCGACTCCAACTCCACCTTGGCCTGGCTCAGCAAAGGGGCGGCCCTCTTGAGCCTGGGCAGGTGCAATGAGGCCCTGGAGGCCTGCGATGAGGCAATACGCCTGGGCCCCACATTTGCCGCCGCCCGACATCAAAGAGGCAATGCCCTCAGGTGCCTGGGCAGGCAGGATGAGGCCCTTAGGGCTTATGAGGAGGCCATAAGCCTGGATTCCGGCGATGCCGATGCATGGAATGATAAAGGGGATGTGCTCTGTGAGATGGGGCGGCATGAAGAGGCTTTAGAGGCCTACGATGAGGGGCTGTGGCTCGATCCGGATGATCAAGATCTCTGGCAGGATAAGGGCTATGTTCTGGCCATTTCAGGCCGGTACAATGAATCCATAAAAGCCTTCCAGGAGGCCATCCGCCTCGATCCCGGGGATGCAGAATCATGGGGCAACATAGGCAATGTCCTCGCCGGCCTGGGAAGGTTCGATGAGGCTTTAGAGGCTTATGACAGGGCCCTGCAGATCGATCCCGATCTGGCCGGGGCCTGGTATAATAGAGGAGTGCTCCTCAAGGCTCTAAAGGAGGCAAGAGGCTGA
- a CDS encoding DNA mismatch repair protein MutS: protein MQGPSERQALQLVQHARARQFDVSRDEFLATDEAVRIYSLIISRLAEFAHTDYARLKIGTLFPSSSRELIEENRIVASRSLQAARLMAGQGIEEQLRSLRPLRERAPSRIRERALVASNPEDFQRLKSCGLDRLIDLHLAESPQELLALAQSYSLISLVGEGIGDAEGVERAESLEEWYLVPEAVLGFYKENMETLLAAAKAAAKLQAAGLEDFLHWDDLFRLIGSLGEEGDPEEERLSTLAARLKGCLEKAAAAANEELKSRIEQSSLTLEGTDLLQVMSRGEGIRELFELQMKEIFSGVAEEAKERAREELDLKGSEGVWLDEIFPSSVCYPLELDQGALRSFEQELRGRVEERGLRAKRELARSLAGERGRAEELVRHMMEFDYYYALGSFALEEDLSFPEIVEETCLCFQGGRNLFLRQPEEVSYCLGGGAGEPGERVALLSGVNSGGKTSLLDLISQIAILAQMGLPVPAESCRICLFEQLYYFSKSRGTLSAGAFETAMRKFSVVENEKRKLVLADELESITEPGASARIIACMLDELNRRRSAAVFVSHLAEDVLRFTESSVRVDGIEAEGLDENNCLVVCRSPRYNYLAKSTPELILDRLARTTKGREKEFYARLLGRFR from the coding sequence GTGCAGGGTCCTAGCGAACGCCAGGCGCTGCAGCTAGTCCAGCATGCCCGTGCCCGGCAGTTCGATGTCTCCCGGGATGAGTTCCTGGCCACTGATGAGGCTGTGAGGATCTATTCCCTGATCATCTCCCGGCTGGCTGAGTTTGCCCATACCGATTATGCCCGGCTGAAGATCGGGACCCTCTTTCCCTCCTCCTCCCGAGAGCTGATAGAGGAGAACCGCATCGTTGCCTCTCGTTCTCTGCAGGCGGCACGGCTAATGGCAGGGCAGGGTATTGAGGAGCAGCTTCGCTCCCTGCGCCCTCTGCGGGAGAGGGCCCCTTCGAGGATCAGGGAGAGGGCTCTTGTCGCCAGCAATCCCGAGGACTTCCAGAGGCTGAAATCCTGTGGCCTGGACAGATTGATCGATCTTCATCTGGCAGAGAGCCCTCAGGAGCTGCTGGCCCTCGCCCAGAGCTATAGCCTGATCAGCCTGGTGGGGGAGGGCATAGGGGATGCCGAGGGGGTGGAGAGGGCGGAGTCTTTGGAGGAGTGGTATCTGGTTCCGGAGGCGGTTTTAGGATTCTATAAGGAGAATATGGAGACCCTGCTCGCCGCGGCAAAAGCGGCCGCAAAGCTTCAGGCGGCGGGGTTGGAGGATTTTCTGCACTGGGATGATCTCTTCCGCCTGATTGGCAGCCTGGGCGAGGAGGGAGATCCGGAGGAAGAGCGGCTGAGCACCCTTGCCGCCAGGCTGAAGGGCTGTTTGGAGAAGGCGGCAGCAGCTGCCAATGAGGAGCTTAAAAGCAGGATCGAGCAGAGCTCTCTCACCCTGGAAGGAACAGACCTCTTGCAGGTGATGAGCCGGGGAGAGGGCATCAGGGAGCTCTTCGAGCTGCAGATGAAGGAGATCTTCTCCGGGGTCGCGGAAGAGGCCAAGGAGAGGGCCAGAGAGGAGCTGGATCTGAAGGGATCGGAGGGGGTCTGGCTGGATGAGATATTCCCCTCTTCCGTATGCTATCCTCTGGAGCTGGACCAGGGAGCATTGCGATCCTTTGAGCAGGAGCTGCGCGGCCGGGTGGAGGAGAGGGGCCTGAGGGCAAAAAGAGAGCTGGCTCGCAGTCTGGCCGGGGAGCGGGGCCGGGCGGAGGAGCTGGTCCGCCATATGATGGAGTTCGACTATTATTATGCTCTGGGCTCATTCGCCCTGGAAGAGGACCTGAGCTTCCCGGAGATTGTGGAGGAGACCTGCCTGTGCTTTCAGGGGGGGAGGAACCTCTTCTTGAGGCAGCCGGAGGAGGTGAGCTATTGCCTGGGGGGAGGTGCAGGTGAGCCTGGGGAGAGGGTGGCCCTTCTCAGCGGAGTCAACTCCGGAGGCAAGACATCTCTCTTGGATCTGATCTCTCAGATCGCCATCCTGGCGCAGATGGGCCTGCCTGTGCCCGCTGAAAGCTGCCGGATCTGCCTATTCGAGCAGCTTTACTACTTCAGCAAGAGCCGGGGCACTCTCTCCGCTGGAGCCTTTGAGACGGCGATGAGAAAGTTCTCTGTGGTGGAGAATGAGAAGAGAAAGCTGGTCTTGGCAGACGAGCTGGAATCCATAACTGAGCCCGGAGCCTCAGCGCGCATAATCGCCTGCATGCTCGACGAGCTGAACCGCAGGAGGTCGGCTGCCGTCTTCGTCAGCCACCTGGCCGAGGATGTGCTTCGCTTCACTGAGAGCTCAGTGCGGGTGGACGGAATAGAGGCGGAGGGGCTGGACGAGAACAACTGCCTGGTGGTCTGCCGCAGCCCGCGCTACAACTATCTGGCAAAGAGCACCCCGGAGTTGATACTGGACCGGCTGGCTCGCACCACCAAGGGGCGGGAGAAGGAGTTTTATGCCCGCCTCTTGGGGAGGTTCAGATGA
- a CDS encoding ArsR family transcriptional regulator, translating to MRQFSVKVLDDADREFVEVLRELGIPRNVASMITYLANVEEATSREIEIGSNLRQPEVSIAMRTLRNNNWVEEREIKKDGKGRPMKIYRLTISLSDIIKHFEDEKRKESAKTLESIERLKELSRSLSVTP from the coding sequence ATGAGACAATTCTCGGTGAAAGTTTTGGATGATGCCGACAGGGAGTTTGTAGAGGTCCTCCGCGAGCTTGGCATTCCCAGAAATGTGGCCAGCATGATCACCTATCTGGCCAATGTGGAGGAGGCCACATCACGGGAGATCGAGATAGGATCCAACCTCCGCCAACCCGAGGTGAGCATTGCCATGCGCACACTGCGCAATAACAACTGGGTGGAGGAGAGGGAGATCAAGAAGGACGGCAAGGGAAGGCCGATGAAGATCTATCGTCTGACCATATCCCTGAGCGATATCATAAAGCACTTCGAGGATGAGAAGAGAAAGGAGTCCGCCAAGACACTGGAGAGTATTGAGAGGCTCAAGGAGCTGAGCAGAAGCCTGAGCGTCACACCCTGA
- a CDS encoding tryptophan--tRNA ligase: METRLDPWGSVHVEDYTKLFEEFGISSFDDILPYLAEPHRYMRRRIIFGHRNYDAVLAAMQNGRPFAVMSGFMPTGKAHFGHMMVMNEIIWHQQQGGDAFAAVADMEAHSVRGISWKRCRELGIEEYILSLIALGFQPKENSHIYFQSENLDVRDLAFELGIEANFSEVSAIYGFSGETCISHMESVMVQSADILHPQLAKYGGPKPVVIPVGADQDPHIKLTRDLARRMRRFLIERRGEYISVRGKAAGQELMKAAESALLGTGLGEVKRYEEHIDLTDLRLREGQSIDDARQEIEELIISLETEHGGYGFIPPASTYHRFMTGLTGGKMSSSKPESYIALTEDPKEAAGKVLRAITGGRQSLAEQKRLGGEPERCSIYEFLLFHLSEDDRELLELELECRSGRRMCGTCKKDVAERIERFLHDHQQAREAARERLPEFGIRL, from the coding sequence ATGGAGACGAGGCTTGATCCCTGGGGTTCAGTTCATGTGGAAGATTACACCAAGCTCTTCGAGGAGTTTGGGATATCGAGCTTCGATGATATCCTTCCTTATCTGGCAGAGCCTCATCGCTACATGAGGCGCAGGATAATATTCGGCCATAGAAACTACGATGCTGTCCTGGCAGCCATGCAGAACGGCCGGCCTTTCGCCGTCATGAGCGGCTTTATGCCCACCGGCAAGGCTCACTTCGGCCATATGATGGTCATGAATGAGATCATCTGGCACCAGCAGCAAGGAGGGGATGCTTTCGCTGCCGTGGCCGATATGGAGGCCCATTCTGTGCGGGGCATAAGCTGGAAGAGATGCAGAGAATTGGGCATTGAGGAGTATATCCTCAGCCTCATCGCCCTGGGCTTTCAGCCCAAAGAGAACAGCCACATCTATTTTCAGTCCGAGAACCTCGATGTGCGAGACCTGGCCTTTGAACTGGGGATAGAGGCCAACTTCTCCGAGGTCAGCGCCATCTACGGTTTTAGCGGAGAGACCTGCATCTCTCATATGGAGAGCGTGATGGTCCAGAGCGCCGATATCCTCCATCCACAGCTGGCGAAGTATGGCGGGCCAAAGCCGGTGGTGATACCGGTGGGCGCCGATCAGGATCCCCATATCAAGCTCACCCGCGACCTTGCCCGCCGGATGAGAAGATTCCTCATCGAGAGAAGGGGTGAGTACATCTCCGTCCGGGGCAAGGCCGCAGGCCAGGAGCTGATGAAAGCGGCTGAATCGGCCTTGCTGGGGACGGGGCTGGGAGAGGTCAAAAGGTATGAGGAGCATATCGACCTGACCGATCTCCGGCTGAGAGAGGGCCAGAGCATCGATGATGCCCGGCAGGAGATCGAAGAGCTGATCATAAGCCTGGAGACGGAGCACGGCGGGTATGGCTTCATCCCCCCGGCCTCGACATACCACCGCTTCATGACCGGCCTTACCGGCGGGAAGATGTCCTCCTCCAAGCCGGAGAGCTACATCGCCCTCACCGAGGACCCCAAGGAGGCGGCAGGTAAGGTCCTGCGGGCCATCACCGGCGGCAGGCAGAGCCTGGCCGAGCAGAAGAGGCTGGGAGGAGAGCCTGAGAGGTGCTCTATATATGAGTTCCTTCTCTTCCATCTATCAGAGGATGATAGAGAGCTTCTGGAACTGGAGCTTGAATGTCGAAGCGGCAGGCGGATGTGCGGCACATGCAAGAAGGATGTGGCGGAGAGGATAGAGAGATTCCTGCATGATCACCAGCAGGCACGCGAGGCGGCGCGGGAGAGGCTGCCGGAATTTGGAATAAGGCTTTAA